A section of the Paenibacillus odorifer genome encodes:
- a CDS encoding glycoside hydrolase family 35 protein has translation MRKLSISGDHFILDEQPIRLLSGALHYFRIVPEYWQDRLLKLKACGLNTVETYIPWNLHEPEEGNFNFAGFADIEAFVRLAGELGLHVILRPSPYICAEWEFGGLPAWLLADNNIQLRCNDNVYLSKLDAYFDELLPRLRPLLSTNGGPVLALQVENEYGSFGSDKTYLNDLKAGMIARGMDVLLFTSDGAEDHMLQGGMIDGVFATVNFGSRAKEAFAKLREYQPTGPLMCMEFWNGWFDHWMKPHNTRPESEVAETLDEMLALGASVNFYMFHGGTNFGFMNGANLFDKYEPIVTSYDYDTLLDESGKPTAKFYAARKIIEKYVTLPPLELPPLLKSQAYGKVLMTEAAPLFTQLDVLSTPEHRACPEPMEKLGQNHGFILYSTRISGPRSSMELVLQEVRDRALVFANGAFVGTVERWDPRGIPLEVPTEGLQIDILVENMGRVNYGPLLCDPKGITCGVRLGYQFLHDWTIHSLPLTNLKGLSFTPIDCEQRQQPTFYRGSFQVSKPEDTFLRLDGWSKGQVFINGFNLGRYWEQGPTKTLYLPAPLLRQGDNELILFELHGVMEPVVTFVDTPELT, from the coding sequence ATGCGGAAGTTATCCATATCAGGGGATCATTTTATATTGGACGAACAACCCATCCGGTTGCTTTCTGGTGCGCTTCATTATTTCCGGATCGTTCCGGAATATTGGCAGGATCGTTTGCTGAAGCTGAAGGCTTGTGGATTGAATACTGTTGAAACCTATATTCCTTGGAATTTACACGAACCAGAGGAGGGGAACTTCAATTTTGCTGGATTTGCTGACATCGAGGCTTTCGTTAGACTTGCCGGAGAGCTTGGTTTGCACGTGATTTTGCGGCCAAGTCCTTATATTTGTGCGGAATGGGAATTCGGTGGATTGCCAGCTTGGTTACTTGCGGACAATAACATACAACTGCGTTGTAATGATAACGTCTATTTATCTAAGTTGGATGCCTATTTCGATGAGTTGCTTCCACGTCTGCGGCCCTTGTTAAGCACTAACGGTGGGCCTGTGCTTGCCCTTCAAGTAGAGAACGAATATGGAAGCTTTGGTAGTGATAAGACTTACCTGAATGATCTAAAAGCAGGAATGATCGCCCGCGGCATGGACGTTCTGCTGTTTACTTCAGATGGAGCTGAAGATCATATGCTCCAAGGCGGTATGATTGACGGAGTGTTCGCCACTGTGAATTTTGGTTCACGGGCAAAGGAAGCCTTTGCTAAACTACGTGAATATCAGCCTACGGGACCGTTGATGTGTATGGAATTCTGGAATGGATGGTTTGACCACTGGATGAAACCGCATAATACACGCCCCGAATCTGAAGTAGCGGAGACTTTGGATGAAATGCTGGCTTTAGGAGCCTCTGTTAACTTCTATATGTTCCATGGGGGGACGAATTTTGGATTTATGAATGGGGCAAATCTTTTTGACAAATATGAGCCCATCGTAACCAGCTACGATTATGATACGCTGCTGGACGAATCCGGTAAGCCAACTGCAAAATTCTATGCAGCACGAAAAATAATTGAGAAATACGTAACGTTACCGCCACTGGAATTACCGCCGTTATTAAAGTCACAAGCTTATGGTAAAGTGTTGATGACAGAAGCAGCACCACTGTTCACTCAGTTAGACGTTTTGTCTACCCCAGAACATAGAGCATGTCCCGAGCCAATGGAGAAACTGGGTCAGAATCATGGGTTCATCTTATATTCGACGAGGATCAGTGGACCCCGCAGCAGTATGGAGCTCGTCCTTCAAGAAGTACGTGATCGTGCGCTTGTATTCGCGAATGGGGCCTTTGTCGGTACAGTTGAACGCTGGGATCCGCGAGGAATTCCATTAGAGGTTCCAACGGAGGGACTGCAGATCGACATCCTTGTGGAGAATATGGGGCGTGTAAATTATGGCCCGCTGCTTTGTGATCCAAAAGGCATAACCTGTGGCGTTAGACTCGGCTATCAATTCCTGCATGATTGGACCATTCATTCTTTGCCTTTAACCAATCTTAAGGGATTATCATTCACACCGATAGATTGCGAGCAACGTCAGCAGCCTACTTTTTACCGGGGGAGCTTTCAAGTCAGTAAGCCTGAGGATACTTTTTTGCGGCTGGACGGATGGAGTAAAGGTCAGGTTTTCATAAACGGCTTTAATTTAGGGCGCTACTGGGAGCAGGGTCCAACTAAAACACTATACTTACCAGCGCCGCTTCTGCGTCAAGGTGATAACGAGCTTATCTTATTCGAACTACATGGCGTAATGGAGCCAGTGGTTACTTTTGTAGATACACCGGAGCTCACATGA
- a CDS encoding MerR family transcriptional regulator: MLSIGEFSKICEVSTKTLRYYDEIGLIHPDEINPENGYRYYSIKQLKKMLFINRLKAYYFSLEEIRDILQWEQDHSEEKLYSALNLKKKEIQEKISTYEYTLKQINSDVLNLEKGIPMMSYLNEIKVELVETQPMNILFTRQMLSSDDYALGYGHYFSGLYEKIATEKLTLLGTPITIYHSHEYNPAGNDTEFALPIEEVVKGTRDLPDALCARSVLKGAYSELTSVYAKLREWIENEGYEMVNSPYEIYVTDPIQAAVPEDLVTEVYFPVKKKNS, encoded by the coding sequence TTGCTGTCGATTGGAGAATTCTCGAAGATATGCGAAGTTTCTACGAAGACGCTTCGATATTATGATGAGATCGGATTAATTCATCCCGATGAGATTAACCCTGAGAACGGTTATAGGTATTACTCCATCAAACAACTTAAAAAAATGCTTTTTATCAATCGTCTAAAAGCTTATTATTTCTCGCTGGAAGAAATCAGAGACATTTTGCAATGGGAACAGGATCATTCAGAAGAGAAGCTCTACTCAGCCCTTAATCTCAAGAAAAAAGAAATACAGGAGAAAATAAGTACTTATGAATACACCTTAAAACAAATCAATAGTGATGTATTAAATTTGGAGAAAGGTATCCCCATGATGTCCTACCTGAATGAGATAAAAGTAGAGCTTGTTGAAACTCAGCCTATGAATATTCTTTTTACGCGTCAGATGTTGAGCAGTGATGACTATGCGCTAGGTTATGGACATTATTTTAGCGGGCTATATGAAAAAATCGCCACTGAAAAACTCACTTTGCTCGGTACGCCAATAACAATTTATCACAGCCATGAATATAATCCAGCCGGAAATGATACAGAGTTTGCTCTCCCCATAGAAGAGGTTGTAAAAGGTACAAGAGATTTGCCTGATGCTCTTTGTGCGAGATCTGTTCTTAAAGGCGCCTATTCAGAATTGACCTCGGTCTATGCAAAGCTGAGAGAATGGATAGAAAATGAAGGTTATGAAATGGTGAATTCGCCCTATGAAATATATGTAACGGACCCGATACAAGCCGCTGTGCCTGAGGATCTGGTTACCGAGGTCTATTTTCCAGTAAAGAAAAAAAATTCATAA
- a CDS encoding serine hydrolase domain-containing protein has protein sequence MLKNNYPTSDWQISAPANLGMDADLLSELESRIKSEYSNINGIVVIRSGTIAYEKYYNGAGPNDTHHVASVTKSIISALIGIAIDAGFINNADQKVLEFFPDYVPNAAQDPQKQEITLHHLLTMTAPYAFADWHEPLEQMCMQPDWVKYTLDMLGQQGTIGDFKYSTAGAHLLSAIITRSTGQSAREFANERLFKPIGMNEIPDYEMSSFGFDDLFGVNVKGWVEDPNRITTGGWGLTLSPRDMARFGLLYLNRGQWEQNQIISETWIEESTAMNPNHYGYLWWLREEDGVYTYSALGDGGNVICCIPEKDLVVTIASEFTLQPRDRWPLIKECIIPSVVE, from the coding sequence ATGCTCAAAAACAATTATCCAACTTCAGATTGGCAAATCTCAGCCCCCGCAAACTTGGGAATGGATGCTGATTTGCTTTCAGAACTAGAATCAAGGATCAAATCCGAGTATAGCAATATCAACGGGATTGTTGTGATAAGAAGTGGAACTATCGCTTATGAAAAATATTATAATGGCGCTGGCCCGAATGACACACATCATGTGGCCTCTGTAACAAAAAGTATCATATCCGCGCTCATAGGCATTGCCATAGATGCTGGCTTTATTAACAATGCAGATCAAAAGGTACTGGAGTTTTTCCCGGACTATGTTCCAAACGCTGCTCAAGATCCGCAAAAACAAGAAATCACCTTGCACCATCTCCTTACGATGACCGCACCTTATGCTTTTGCAGATTGGCACGAACCGCTGGAGCAAATGTGTATGCAGCCTGACTGGGTAAAATATACGCTGGATATGCTAGGCCAACAAGGAACAATTGGGGATTTCAAATATTCTACCGCTGGAGCACATCTGCTTTCTGCCATCATCACGCGCAGCACTGGACAAAGTGCCCGTGAGTTCGCCAACGAACGTTTATTTAAACCTATCGGAATGAATGAAATCCCGGATTATGAGATGAGCTCATTTGGGTTCGATGATTTGTTTGGGGTAAATGTGAAGGGGTGGGTGGAAGACCCAAATCGTATCACCACAGGAGGATGGGGACTTACGTTGTCTCCACGCGATATGGCGCGTTTTGGTTTATTATATTTGAACCGTGGACAATGGGAGCAAAATCAGATCATTTCGGAGACATGGATTGAGGAATCAACAGCGATGAACCCTAATCATTACGGTTACTTGTGGTGGCTACGCGAAGAAGACGGGGTTTACACCTACTCAGCGTTAGGTGATGGTGGTAATGTCATTTGCTGCATTCCAGAAAAGGATCTTGTCGTAACCATCGCCTCAGAATTCACACTTCAGCCTCGTGACCGCTGGCCTCTGATTAAGGAGTGTATTATTCCGTCTGTAGTAGAGTAA
- a CDS encoding sulfatase-like hydrolase/transferase, which translates to MIDTNLDHQKGTKQPNLLLITVDQMRFDCLSIMGHPVVETPNLDALASRGILFEHAYSATPSCIPARAAIMTGMGQRSHGRVGYRDKVEWNYAHTIAGELAQAGYHTQCVGKMHVYPARNLCGFHNVVLHDGYLHYNRDKSKTLQDEHYDQVDDYLQWLRRQTNANSDITDLGLDCNASTVARPWHLPEAMHPTNWCVTESLDFLRRRDPGKPFFLWSSFVRPHSPLDPPQCYLDMYKDLEFPDPPIGDWVDESAALNGAKDPTSSFTNLPKRRLDRARAAITR; encoded by the coding sequence ATGATTGATACTAATCTGGACCATCAAAAGGGCACAAAGCAGCCCAACCTTTTGCTTATCACCGTAGATCAGATGCGTTTTGATTGCCTGAGCATTATGGGACATCCCGTCGTTGAGACACCCAACCTGGACGCTCTGGCATCAAGGGGGATCTTATTTGAGCACGCTTACTCGGCTACCCCCAGTTGTATTCCCGCCAGGGCTGCTATCATGACAGGAATGGGGCAAAGATCACATGGGCGGGTTGGTTATCGGGATAAGGTTGAATGGAATTACGCCCATACGATTGCCGGAGAGCTTGCTCAAGCTGGTTATCATACGCAGTGTGTTGGCAAGATGCATGTGTATCCTGCACGTAATCTATGTGGATTCCATAATGTGGTGCTTCATGATGGATATCTTCACTACAATCGGGATAAGAGCAAAACGTTACAGGATGAACACTATGATCAAGTGGATGATTATTTGCAGTGGCTGCGAAGACAAACTAATGCTAACTCGGATATCACTGATTTAGGCCTTGATTGCAACGCCTCAACGGTTGCCCGCCCCTGGCACTTGCCGGAAGCGATGCATCCCACGAATTGGTGCGTGACCGAGTCGCTAGACTTTTTGCGAAGAAGGGACCCTGGGAAACCATTTTTCTTATGGTCTTCCTTCGTTCGCCCGCATTCCCCATTGGATCCGCCACAATGTTATCTAGATATGTACAAGGACTTGGAATTTCCCGATCCTCCAATCGGAGACTGGGTGGACGAGAGTGCGGCCTTAAACGGAGCTAAGGATCCAACTTCTTCGTTCACTAATTTGCCAAAGCGCAGATTGGATCGTGCCCGTGCGGCGATTACGCGCTAA
- a CDS encoding sulfatase/phosphatase domain-containing protein, with product MINGLQEYGVLNETLILFTSDHGEMMGDHHYFRKSLPYEGSAKIPFIVFDPGETLGLLAGSRPDSIVELRDIMPTFLEAAGVQIPVPVEGQSVLPLCRGDQTLWRSYIHGEQAYGEKSHHFLTDGREKFIWYSQTGEEQYFDLAADPSEKINAIGCTDKFERIKEWRERLIHELEGREEGFVNNGEWIAGRPISHILKASQLGK from the coding sequence TTGATCAATGGGCTGCAGGAGTATGGAGTTTTAAATGAAACTTTGATTCTATTTACTTCTGATCATGGTGAAATGATGGGGGATCACCATTACTTCCGCAAATCTCTTCCTTATGAAGGAAGTGCTAAGATTCCTTTCATAGTGTTTGATCCGGGAGAAACGCTTGGACTTCTTGCAGGCTCCCGGCCTGATTCCATTGTAGAGCTTCGCGATATTATGCCCACATTTCTTGAAGCTGCTGGCGTCCAAATACCAGTTCCAGTAGAAGGGCAAAGTGTGTTGCCGCTGTGCAGGGGAGATCAGACATTATGGCGATCTTATATTCATGGGGAACAAGCCTATGGAGAAAAGTCCCACCACTTCTTAACGGATGGAAGAGAGAAATTTATTTGGTATTCTCAGACAGGGGAAGAGCAGTATTTTGATCTAGCGGCAGACCCCTCAGAGAAGATTAATGCGATAGGCTGTACTGATAAATTTGAGCGTATAAAAGAGTGGAGAGAGCGTCTTATTCACGAGCTGGAGGGACGAGAGGAAGGGTTTGTAAACAACGGCGAATGGATTGCCGGACGCCCAATATCTCATATTCTAAAGGCATCCCAATTGGGGAAATAA
- a CDS encoding sulfatase family protein, translated as MSKRTHIWLITTDQMRADALGIENASVLTPELDQLASEGTLFTGAYCASPVCTPSRSSIFTGRYPHVHGAWNIGTTLREDELTLCDHLKKADYKTIGIGKMHFRPQMKGNFSQEYEEPAYRDRGRASDGTYYGFDEHHITEDNCIGEYMEWLRQRNPEVAERFSKDHYRASNAQNDVWESELPPELHQTYWIAERSIDAILAHKTEQPLFLWTSFVDPHHPFDPPKAYADMYADTDIPSPAREADDVHLRPPHLLRQSQGGYWPGGGEEHSLDEAHMKRLTRNYYAMITFIDAQIGRIIKAWRQKEMYDDVVILFTSDHGELLGDHGLIYKGPWFYEGLTRIPMIVRGPGIASGQRVPALMEHVDIVPTLLAAAGLKTPYGIQGVSQMEVLAGRESHVRNSALTAYIAHDRGINAKCLRTTRYKLVIFAGETYGELYDLKEDPHENSNRFEDPDYSDIRHSMVELLVHRMIQDQDPLPERRSSW; from the coding sequence ATGTCAAAAAGAACTCATATTTGGTTAATTACCACAGATCAAATGCGCGCGGACGCACTAGGTATCGAAAACGCTTCCGTACTGACACCTGAACTTGACCAGCTTGCTTCGGAAGGCACACTCTTCACTGGCGCTTACTGCGCTAGTCCCGTTTGCACGCCTTCACGTTCTTCCATTTTTACAGGCAGGTATCCGCATGTTCATGGTGCCTGGAACATCGGTACCACACTCAGAGAAGACGAACTTACCTTATGCGATCATTTAAAGAAAGCGGATTATAAAACCATCGGTATAGGAAAGATGCATTTCCGCCCTCAGATGAAGGGGAACTTTTCACAAGAATATGAAGAGCCTGCTTATCGTGACCGCGGAAGAGCTTCCGATGGAACGTACTACGGATTTGATGAACATCATATTACGGAAGACAATTGTATCGGGGAATATATGGAGTGGCTTAGACAGCGTAACCCTGAAGTGGCAGAGCGTTTCAGCAAGGATCATTACAGAGCTTCTAATGCTCAAAACGATGTGTGGGAGAGCGAACTCCCTCCGGAGCTGCATCAGACTTATTGGATTGCTGAACGGAGTATCGATGCTATCCTCGCCCACAAAACCGAGCAACCGCTATTTTTATGGACCAGTTTCGTCGATCCACATCACCCCTTTGACCCTCCAAAAGCTTACGCGGATATGTACGCTGACACTGACATTCCATCTCCAGCCAGAGAAGCAGATGACGTGCATCTTCGTCCTCCACATCTGCTGCGTCAGAGTCAGGGAGGATATTGGCCTGGTGGCGGTGAGGAGCATTCTCTTGATGAAGCGCATATGAAACGGCTCACCCGAAATTATTATGCGATGATTACCTTCATTGATGCGCAGATCGGACGTATTATAAAAGCTTGGCGTCAAAAAGAAATGTACGATGATGTAGTCATCCTCTTTACCAGCGATCATGGAGAACTGCTCGGTGACCATGGACTAATTTACAAGGGGCCGTGGTTTTATGAAGGGTTAACACGAATCCCGATGATCGTACGCGGTCCTGGGATTGCTTCCGGGCAACGGGTCCCTGCTTTGATGGAACATGTTGATATTGTCCCCACACTGCTTGCAGCCGCAGGTCTCAAAACTCCCTACGGAATTCAAGGTGTGTCACAGATGGAGGTGCTGGCTGGAAGAGAGTCCCATGTGCGCAATTCTGCCCTGACCGCTTATATTGCTCATGACCGCGGCATTAACGCTAAGTGTTTGCGTACAACACGTTATAAGCTGGTGATTTTCGCAGGTGAGACCTACGGCGAATTGTATGATTTGAAAGAGGATCCTCATGAAAACTCCAATCGTTTTGAAGATCCCGATTATAGTGATATTCGCCATTCGATGGTTGAATTGCTCGTCCATCGAATGATTCAAGATCAGGACCCTTTGCCTGAACGCCGGAGTAGCTGGTAA
- a CDS encoding right-handed parallel beta-helix repeat-containing protein: MEYHVSKTGSDQGQGTQHDPFLTINKAASAAVAGDKVIVHEGIYREWVKPRYKGLSEQRRIIYQAAEDEQVVIKGSEHIQDWQQVENHIWKVILPNTFFGSFNPYVEEVSGDWLVTIEETRHLGDVYLNGMSFYEVSQYDQLAAPVEKLEFKDLWTHEMVPVQNPKQTTYVWFAKVSPDHTTIYANFQGANPNKELVEINVRRSCFYPEETGIDYITVKGFEMAHAATPWAPPTADQPGLLGTNWSKGWIIDNNIIHDAKCSAISIGKEASTGHNYRTIRKDKPGYQYQLESVFTAERQGWSKESIGSHLIRHNTIYDCGQNAIVGHLGCIFSEIHHNHIYNIAIKREFWGHEIAGIKLHAPIDTHIHHNRIHDCTLGLWLDWQTQGTRISKNLFYQNHRDLFIEVSHGPYIVDHNILTAKHALENVAQGGAYINNLIGGRMVHRKVLNRSTQYHLPHSTKIAGFSLIYGGDDRFYNNIIVGKDGWTGVGTSHFNNYTTSFAEYIENVHKLHGDLEEFELVEQPMFINNNAYLNSAEPFERENVKLVEESFDPDFFIVDQGDEGFLSIDLPESFVNFLGEVHSTETLPRVRIVDAEFENPDGSNIILDTDFLDNKKENKSTLGPLTLLNKGKNYIKVW, encoded by the coding sequence ATGGAATATCACGTATCAAAAACTGGTTCAGATCAAGGTCAAGGTACTCAACATGATCCTTTTTTAACCATCAATAAAGCGGCTTCAGCAGCTGTGGCTGGGGATAAGGTTATCGTTCATGAAGGGATATATCGCGAATGGGTAAAACCGAGATACAAAGGATTAAGCGAACAAAGAAGAATTATTTATCAAGCCGCTGAAGACGAGCAGGTTGTCATAAAAGGCTCTGAACATATACAAGATTGGCAGCAGGTTGAGAATCATATTTGGAAAGTGATCTTGCCGAACACGTTTTTTGGCAGCTTTAATCCGTATGTTGAGGAAGTGTCTGGCGATTGGCTCGTCACTATAGAGGAGACAAGACACTTAGGCGATGTATATCTAAATGGCATGTCTTTTTATGAGGTCAGTCAGTATGATCAACTGGCAGCTCCCGTCGAAAAGCTGGAGTTCAAGGATCTCTGGACACATGAGATGGTTCCGGTCCAAAATCCAAAACAGACGACCTATGTTTGGTTTGCCAAAGTAAGCCCTGACCACACCACGATTTACGCTAATTTCCAAGGTGCCAACCCGAACAAAGAACTGGTAGAAATCAATGTACGCAGATCTTGTTTCTACCCTGAAGAAACCGGGATTGATTATATTACTGTAAAAGGTTTTGAAATGGCGCATGCGGCAACACCTTGGGCACCTCCAACGGCAGACCAGCCCGGACTGCTGGGCACTAACTGGAGCAAAGGCTGGATTATTGATAATAATATCATTCACGATGCAAAATGCAGCGCTATCAGTATCGGCAAAGAAGCTTCCACAGGCCATAATTACCGTACCATTCGAAAAGACAAACCCGGATATCAATATCAGCTTGAATCCGTCTTTACTGCTGAGCGTCAGGGCTGGAGCAAAGAATCGATCGGTTCACATCTTATCCGCCATAATACCATTTATGATTGCGGCCAAAATGCCATCGTCGGCCACTTAGGTTGTATTTTCAGCGAAATTCATCATAACCATATTTACAACATTGCGATAAAACGGGAATTCTGGGGCCACGAAATTGCCGGGATCAAGCTTCACGCACCGATCGATACTCACATCCACCATAACCGGATTCACGATTGTACTTTAGGTTTATGGCTGGATTGGCAGACCCAAGGGACAAGAATCAGTAAAAATCTGTTCTATCAAAATCACCGGGATTTGTTTATAGAAGTAAGCCATGGCCCCTACATTGTTGACCATAATATCTTGACAGCTAAACATGCTTTGGAGAATGTAGCCCAAGGTGGAGCCTATATCAACAATCTGATCGGCGGCAGGATGGTTCATCGTAAGGTACTAAATCGGTCCACGCAATATCATCTTCCGCATAGTACAAAAATTGCCGGTTTCTCACTTATTTATGGTGGGGACGATCGGTTCTATAACAATATCATTGTTGGAAAAGACGGATGGACAGGCGTAGGAACATCACATTTCAATAACTACACCACCTCTTTTGCGGAGTATATCGAGAATGTCCATAAGTTACACGGTGATCTTGAGGAGTTTGAACTCGTTGAACAGCCTATGTTTATTAATAACAACGCTTACTTAAACAGTGCTGAACCTTTCGAAAGAGAGAATGTAAAGCTGGTTGAGGAAAGCTTTGATCCAGACTTCTTTATTGTAGATCAAGGAGATGAAGGATTCCTTTCTATTGATCTGCCTGAAAGCTTCGTTAACTTCTTAGGTGAGGTACATTCAACTGAGACTTTGCCGCGGGTGCGCATCGTGGATGCCGAGTTTGAGAATCCGGATGGCAGCAATATAATTCTGGATACAGATTTTCTGGATAACAAGAAAGAGAATAAAAGCACTTTAGGACCTCTTACACTTTTGAATAAGGGCAAAAATTATATTAAAGTGTGGTGA